One window of Acidimicrobiia bacterium genomic DNA carries:
- the hpt gene encoding hypoxanthine phosphoribosyltransferase gives MSDAGPDGGADRVFADPRSGVADRHLGPVVVSEDDLHRRIAELGKEVTADYASRAPLLVGVLKGACMFMSDLARAIELPVEFDFMAVSSYGSATRTSGVVRIIKDLDLDLTGRDVLIVEDIVDSGLTLQYLRKNLAARGPRSLEVCALLVKEGLQKSELNLRYVGFRIPPAFVVGYGLDVRERYRNIPQVHQYLGPDPT, from the coding sequence GTGAGCGACGCGGGCCCCGACGGGGGGGCGGACCGGGTCTTCGCGGATCCGCGCAGCGGCGTCGCCGACCGCCACCTCGGGCCGGTCGTGGTCAGCGAGGACGACCTGCACCGGCGGATCGCCGAGCTCGGCAAGGAGGTCACCGCCGACTACGCGTCGCGGGCGCCGCTGCTCGTCGGCGTCCTCAAGGGCGCGTGCATGTTCATGAGCGACCTGGCCCGCGCCATCGAGCTCCCAGTCGAGTTCGACTTCATGGCCGTCTCGTCGTACGGGTCCGCGACGCGGACGAGCGGGGTGGTCCGCATCATCAAGGACCTCGACCTGGACCTGACCGGGCGGGACGTCCTCATCGTCGAGGACATCGTGGACTCGGGCCTCACGCTGCAGTACCTCCGCAAGAACCTGGCCGCCCGGGGGCCGCGCTCCTTGGAGGTCTGCGCGCTGCTCGTCAAGGAGGGGCTCCAGAAGTCGGAGCTCAACCTGCGCTACGTGGGCTTCCGGATCCCGCCCGCCTTCGTCGTCGGCTACGGGCTCGACGTCCGCGAGCGGTACCGCAACATCCCCCAAGTCCATCAGTACCTGGGGCCCGACCCGACGTAG
- a CDS encoding sigma-70 family RNA polymerase sigma factor has translation MADQARFAELAMPYMDALYSAALRMTRKPADAEDLVQETYLRAYRGFGGFKDGTNLKAWLYKILTNTFINTYRAKKRRPEETDLDDTEDFYLYRRLGGLEAAAADRTPEAEVLEAIPEAAVKEALESLPEQFRMAVLLADVEGFSYKEIADIMDVPIGTVMSRLHRGRKQLQSRLWHFAEERGLLPEPATAGGP, from the coding sequence ATGGCCGATCAGGCCCGGTTTGCTGAGCTCGCGATGCCGTACATGGACGCGCTGTACTCGGCCGCGCTGCGGATGACGCGCAAGCCGGCTGACGCCGAGGACCTCGTTCAGGAGACCTACCTGCGCGCGTATCGCGGCTTCGGCGGCTTCAAGGACGGGACGAACCTCAAGGCCTGGCTCTACAAGATCTTGACGAACACGTTCATCAACACGTACCGGGCCAAGAAGCGGCGGCCGGAGGAGACCGACCTCGACGACACGGAGGACTTCTACCTCTACCGTCGGCTCGGCGGCCTCGAGGCGGCCGCGGCCGATCGGACTCCCGAGGCGGAGGTCCTCGAGGCGATCCCGGAGGCGGCCGTCAAGGAAGCGCTCGAGTCGCTGCCCGAGCAGTTCCGGATGGCGGTCCTGCTCGCCGACGTGGAGGGCTTCTCCTACAAGGAGATCGCCGACATCATGGATGTCCCGATCGGGACGGTGATGAGCCGGCTCCACCGCGGAAGAAAGCAGCTCCAGTCGCGGTTGTGGCACTTTGCTGAGGAACGCGGGCTTCTCCCGGAGCCGGCGACCGCCGGCGGGCCCTAG
- the tilS gene encoding tRNA lysidine(34) synthetase TilS codes for MLLEELARRLVGLATTDRPAVVGCSGGPDSLALLHVAHHQALDPVVVHVDHGLRPGSDADTETVADQAGRLGVPFVAETVRVPAGANLEARARDARYAALERVRRQRGAAVTLVGHTADDQAETVLLNLLRGSAAAGLGAMPARRGVLVRPLLGVRRADTEAVCAALGLVPVRDPTNDDRAVRRNWIRHEVLPLLSDGARRDLVPVLARQAEVLRAESEYLDELADAAWPADGSVAAAALGRLPRVLARRAVRRWLGPPPPSLAEVERVLAVAAGECRATEVAGGRRVERRQGQLCVDRGTVSG; via the coding sequence GTGCTGCTGGAGGAGCTCGCCCGGCGGCTCGTGGGGCTCGCCACCACCGACCGCCCCGCCGTCGTCGGCTGCTCGGGGGGACCCGATTCGCTCGCCCTCCTGCACGTCGCCCACCACCAGGCGCTCGACCCGGTGGTCGTGCACGTCGACCACGGGCTCCGGCCCGGGAGCGACGCCGACACGGAGACGGTCGCCGACCAGGCCGGCCGGCTCGGCGTCCCGTTCGTGGCCGAGACCGTCCGCGTCCCCGCCGGCGCGAACCTCGAGGCCCGAGCGCGCGACGCCCGCTACGCCGCCCTCGAGCGGGTCCGGCGGCAGCGAGGGGCGGCGGTCACGCTCGTCGGCCACACCGCCGACGACCAGGCCGAGACCGTGCTGCTGAACCTGCTCCGGGGCAGCGCCGCGGCCGGGCTCGGCGCGATGCCCGCCCGCCGCGGCGTGCTGGTCCGCCCCCTGCTGGGCGTGCGCCGGGCCGATACCGAGGCGGTGTGCGCGGCGCTCGGCCTGGTGCCGGTCCGCGACCCCACGAACGACGATCGGGCGGTCCGGCGCAACTGGATCCGCCACGAGGTGCTGCCGCTGCTGAGTGACGGCGCCCGGCGGGACCTGGTGCCGGTCCTCGCCCGCCAGGCCGAGGTGCTGCGCGCGGAATCCGAGTACCTCGACGAGCTCGCCGACGCGGCCTGGCCCGCCGACGGGTCCGTCGCCGCGGCCGCGCTGGGCCGGCTGCCCCGGGTCCTGGCCCGGCGTGCCGTCCGGCGGTGGCTCGGACCGCCGCCGCCGTCGCTCGCCGAGGTGGAGCGGGTGCTCGCCGTCGCCGCCGGGGAGTGCCGGGCCACCGAGGTGGCCGGGGGGCGACGAGTCGAGCGGCGTCAGGGTCAACTCTGCGTCGACCGCGGTACCGTCAGCGGGTGA
- a CDS encoding zinc-dependent metalloprotease: MTATAPSSTDRSAAPDPVDWALASRVARRVAGREPLADCYLAESLRNDFAAVTSQAEALVAAHTGLHAPGQATATVLDRAGWVDVNVGSMRRLLAPLTERVGERMAQSPLAPIGRSVAATELGVLLGWFAQRVLGQYDLLVPEDGDGASDAVYYVGPNVLGLEKRFAFRPRDFRLWVAIHEVTHRAQFGGVPWMRDYFLGLVEQATGMIDTDPRALVRSLLRAADELRQGRNPLDEGGIVALLATPEHRGVLGSIQALMSVLEGHGNRVMNELGRVHVPGQDRMARVLRARRRSRGVSGALYRVLGLDAKMRQYEVGERFVEAVEREAGPRGLDPAWRGPEFLPTVDELSQPPEWLARVERGEPAPAS; encoded by the coding sequence GTGACTGCCACCGCGCCGAGCAGCACGGATCGGTCCGCAGCGCCCGACCCCGTCGACTGGGCCCTGGCCTCGCGCGTCGCCCGTCGGGTCGCGGGCCGCGAGCCGCTCGCCGACTGCTACCTGGCCGAGTCGCTTCGCAACGACTTCGCCGCCGTCACCAGCCAGGCGGAGGCGCTCGTCGCCGCGCACACCGGGCTGCACGCACCCGGGCAAGCCACCGCAACCGTGCTGGACCGCGCCGGCTGGGTCGACGTGAACGTCGGCTCGATGCGACGGCTCCTCGCGCCCTTGACCGAGCGCGTGGGAGAGCGCATGGCCCAGAGCCCGCTCGCGCCGATCGGCCGCTCCGTCGCCGCCACCGAGCTCGGCGTGCTGCTCGGGTGGTTCGCCCAGCGGGTGCTCGGCCAGTACGACCTGCTCGTGCCCGAGGACGGCGACGGCGCCAGCGACGCCGTCTACTACGTCGGACCGAACGTCCTCGGGCTCGAGAAGCGCTTCGCCTTCCGCCCTCGCGACTTCCGGCTCTGGGTGGCGATCCACGAGGTCACGCACCGGGCCCAGTTCGGTGGCGTCCCGTGGATGCGCGACTACTTCCTCGGGCTCGTGGAGCAGGCGACGGGCATGATCGACACCGATCCCCGCGCGTTGGTCCGTTCACTGCTGCGCGCGGCCGACGAGCTGCGTCAGGGGCGCAACCCGCTCGACGAGGGCGGGATCGTGGCGTTGCTCGCCACGCCGGAGCACCGCGGGGTGCTCGGGAGCATCCAGGCGCTCATGTCGGTGCTCGAGGGGCACGGCAACCGAGTCATGAACGAGCTCGGCCGGGTCCACGTGCCCGGGCAGGACCGGATGGCCCGGGTGCTGCGCGCCCGCCGCCGCTCTCGCGGGGTCAGCGGCGCGCTCTACCGGGTGCTCGGTCTCGACGCCAAGATGCGCCAGTACGAGGTCGGGGAGCGCTTCGTCGAGGCCGTCGAGCGCGAGGCGGGACCGCGGGGCCTGGACCCGGCGTGGCGCGGCCCGGAGTTCCTGCCCACGGTCGACGAGCTGTCCCAGCCCCCCGAGTGGCTGGCCCGGGTCGAGCGCGGGGAGCCCGCCCCCGCGAGCTGA
- a CDS encoding PQQ-binding-like beta-propeller repeat protein, with protein sequence MGKRAGVLTAGGVLALLVAACQAPAPPPPSSMSLGWHASGINGPIAADPAENLLWAMNKGTGTLTALDASTGGVRAQHVVAMDAQEHFPTPAVVPNWVLIESGHHVVAFSTPAVASATSWTSALLDGIVQARPLVVNGIVVVATENDSLYGLRLGDGTTAWGPVSIGGAEPLSHVQTFPGLGGCGDLDPLGITSNPVLDNGSVYAVGEVSTGTGAGAHPPVHKLAGLDPATGLFTLNPIAIDPPGMNPPAEQQRAGLVAGNGHVYIGFGGLAGDCGSYHGWIVAANESDGSVAGSLEVAAASNAGAVWATSGPTLDSAGNVYASTGNGQGSPNPGTDYSDAVVRVSPSISGAQTVPADYFQPAEWRSDNAADADLGSAGPVLLPSGSQLFIIGKQHNAFVLNTSSLGGGDHLTPASRLNNACSGGAFGQNAVLASSAYVACSTGMQQVHLP encoded by the coding sequence ATGGGCAAGCGAGCGGGGGTCCTGACGGCGGGCGGCGTGCTCGCCCTGCTCGTCGCGGCGTGCCAGGCGCCCGCGCCGCCGCCTCCGAGCTCCATGAGCCTCGGTTGGCACGCGTCGGGCATCAACGGGCCGATCGCGGCCGACCCCGCCGAGAACCTGCTGTGGGCGATGAACAAGGGCACGGGCACCCTCACCGCATTGGACGCCAGCACCGGCGGCGTCCGGGCCCAGCACGTGGTGGCGATGGACGCCCAAGAGCACTTCCCGACGCCGGCCGTCGTCCCCAACTGGGTCCTCATCGAGAGCGGCCACCACGTCGTGGCGTTCTCGACGCCCGCGGTGGCGTCGGCGACGTCGTGGACCTCGGCCCTGCTGGACGGGATCGTGCAAGCACGTCCCCTCGTCGTGAACGGCATCGTCGTCGTCGCGACCGAGAACGACTCGCTCTACGGCCTCCGCCTCGGTGACGGCACGACCGCGTGGGGGCCCGTCAGCATCGGCGGCGCGGAACCCCTCAGCCACGTGCAGACGTTCCCGGGTCTGGGCGGCTGCGGCGACCTCGACCCGCTCGGGATCACGAGCAACCCGGTCCTCGACAACGGCTCCGTCTACGCGGTCGGCGAGGTCTCGACCGGCACCGGGGCGGGCGCGCACCCGCCCGTGCACAAGCTCGCTGGCCTGGACCCGGCGACCGGTCTCTTCACGCTGAACCCGATCGCGATCGATCCGCCGGGGATGAACCCGCCCGCCGAGCAGCAGCGGGCCGGGCTCGTGGCCGGCAACGGGCACGTGTACATCGGGTTCGGGGGCCTGGCCGGCGACTGCGGCAGCTACCACGGCTGGATCGTCGCTGCCAACGAGTCCGACGGCAGCGTCGCCGGCAGTCTCGAGGTGGCGGCGGCGAGCAACGCCGGCGCCGTGTGGGCGACCTCTGGCCCGACGCTGGACAGCGCCGGCAACGTCTACGCGTCGACCGGCAATGGCCAGGGCAGCCCGAACCCGGGCACGGACTACAGCGACGCAGTCGTGAGGGTCTCACCGAGCATCTCCGGTGCGCAGACCGTTCCCGCCGACTACTTCCAGCCCGCGGAGTGGCGAAGCGACAACGCCGCTGACGCCGATCTGGGGTCGGCGGGGCCAGTGCTGCTTCCGAGCGGGAGCCAGCTGTTCATCATCGGCAAGCAGCACAACGCGTTCGTTCTCAACACGAGCTCGTTGGGCGGCGGCGACCACCTGACCCCGGCGAGCCGGCTGAACAACGCGTGCAGCGGCGGGGCCTTCGGGCAGAACGCGGTGTTGGCATCGTCGGCGTACGTCGCCTGCTCGACCGGCATGCAGCAGGTCCACCTGCCGTAG
- a CDS encoding SDR family NAD(P)-dependent oxidoreductase has product MLTVPGSVAVVTGASSGIGRQLALELAAADATVVALARREARLRELAELLRQSSPESGFVVCDVSDTDGYARVLREIEANRGRIDILINNAAIPEPEIDGLARHRVLMETNYFAVVAGTLAVLPGMRARRRGVIVNVSSDSARAPTPGEAGYSASKAAVSAFTEALSFETEADGVQLHVLYPGWVPTEMTQPDGHEDPNLPPRFVRRTPEQVARLVVQGLGKRRVELDATHLARVAPVARTFFPSAYRRGVRATLHT; this is encoded by the coding sequence ATGCTCACCGTTCCCGGGTCGGTCGCGGTCGTCACCGGCGCCTCGTCGGGCATCGGGCGCCAGCTCGCGCTCGAGCTGGCCGCAGCCGACGCAACGGTCGTCGCGCTCGCGAGGCGGGAGGCACGCCTCCGCGAGCTGGCTGAGCTGCTCAGACAGTCCAGCCCAGAATCCGGCTTCGTCGTGTGCGACGTCAGCGACACCGACGGGTACGCGCGCGTTCTGCGCGAGATCGAGGCGAACCGGGGCCGGATCGACATCTTGATCAACAACGCCGCCATTCCCGAGCCCGAGATCGACGGCCTGGCCCGGCACCGAGTGCTGATGGAGACGAACTACTTCGCCGTCGTGGCGGGCACCCTCGCGGTGCTCCCCGGCATGCGGGCCCGTCGGCGCGGAGTAATCGTGAACGTCTCCTCGGACAGCGCCCGCGCCCCGACCCCCGGCGAGGCCGGCTACTCCGCGTCGAAGGCGGCGGTCAGCGCGTTCACGGAGGCGCTGTCCTTCGAGACCGAGGCGGACGGCGTCCAGCTCCACGTGCTCTACCCGGGGTGGGTGCCGACCGAGATGACCCAGCCCGACGGTCACGAGGACCCGAACCTGCCTCCTCGCTTCGTCCGCCGGACGCCCGAGCAGGTGGCGCGCCTCGTCGTCCAGGGCCTCGGGAAGCGTCGCGTCGAGCTCGACGCCACCCATCTGGCCCGGGTCGCACCGGTCGCCCGCACCTTCTTTCCCTCCGCGTACCGGAGGGGCGTGCGCGCCACGCTCCACACCTGA
- a CDS encoding TIGR03086 family metal-binding protein, giving the protein MDVIGAYERTLVWTGQRIAGVRREDLQQPTPCRDWNVRALVAHIVAGIWYFKALAAGEPVEELMRGLSDLVGDDPFASYDVAARAGVAAWREAGALDRSYRLPLGERAGREALAIHQADVLVHGWDLAEATHQDAAIDPELARFALDTERWFVQPEMRGTGRAYAAALSEPGDTDQERLLAFVGRTSSWR; this is encoded by the coding sequence ATGGACGTCATCGGCGCCTACGAGCGCACCCTCGTGTGGACCGGCCAGCGGATCGCCGGCGTGCGTCGCGAGGACCTCCAGCAGCCCACGCCCTGCCGCGACTGGAACGTGCGCGCCCTCGTGGCGCACATCGTCGCCGGCATCTGGTACTTCAAGGCCCTGGCGGCCGGCGAACCCGTCGAGGAGCTCATGCGCGGCCTCTCCGACCTGGTCGGGGACGACCCCTTCGCCTCGTACGACGTCGCGGCGCGAGCGGGCGTGGCCGCCTGGCGAGAGGCCGGCGCCCTCGACCGCAGCTACCGGCTGCCGCTCGGTGAGCGTGCCGGCCGTGAGGCGCTCGCGATCCATCAGGCCGACGTGCTGGTGCACGGGTGGGATCTCGCGGAGGCGACGCATCAGGACGCCGCGATCGATCCGGAGCTCGCCCGCTTCGCCCTGGACACCGAGCGGTGGTTCGTCCAGCCCGAGATGCGTGGCACCGGGCGCGCGTACGCCGCCGCGCTGTCGGAGCCGGGAGACACCGACCAGGAACGGCTGCTGGCCTTCGTGGGGCGAACCTCGAGCTGGAGGTAG
- the rsrA gene encoding mycothiol system anti-sigma-R factor, whose amino-acid sequence MDCEKAFHRMYFYLDGELTVWRRWVIARHLDRCPPCANGFDFEIELRQVIATRCRDQVPPELKRRVADALGLPADEER is encoded by the coding sequence ATGGACTGCGAGAAGGCGTTCCATCGCATGTACTTCTACCTGGACGGTGAGCTGACCGTCTGGCGGCGGTGGGTGATCGCCCGGCACCTCGACCGCTGCCCACCCTGCGCCAACGGGTTCGACTTCGAGATCGAGCTGCGGCAGGTCATCGCCACCCGCTGCAGAGATCAGGTTCCGCCCGAGCTGAAGCGACGCGTCGCCGACGCGCTCGGGCTCCCGGCTGACGAGGAGCGCTGA